CCACACTTCCTGCACCAGGAGGAGACGCATGAGCGTCCACGACATCCCCGACTCCCGCACCGGCACCGGCAGCCCTGGCGTTCCCGGCGATCCGGAGGTCTTCGCCGCGGAATGGGAGGAGTGGCACCGGGACAAGGACGCCCGGCTCGCCTCGAAGCACGGATTCCTCGCGGTGACCGGTCTGCACTGGCTCTCCCCCGCGCCTCAGAGCTTCCCCGGCGTGCCGGGAACCTGGTCGACGGGGCCCGAGGGGGTCGTCGTGGAACTCGACGACGAGACGGAGTTCGTCGTCGACGGCGAGGCGGTGCGCAAGAGGCACGCCTTCGGCGTCATCCCGGAGCGCGGCGGCATCGACGCCGTCTGGGGCGACACGGTGATCGAGGTCGCCAAGCGCGGCGGCCACGACATCGTCCGCCCCCGGCACCCCGCCCACCCGTTGCTGGTCGCCTTCACCGGCACGCCCGCGTACGCGCCCGATCCGCGCTGGGTGGTCACGGGCCGCTACGAAGCCTTCGACGAGCCGCGGCCGACCACGGTGGGCGCGTCCGTGGAGGGCCTCCAGCACGTCTACGACGCTCCGGGCCGCGTCGTCTTCCACCTGGACGGGCAGGAGCTGAGCCTGACCGCGTTCAACGGGCAGGCTCCCGGGAGCCTCACGGTGCTGTTCACCGACGCGACCTCGGGCGTCACCACGTACGCGGCCAACCGGCAGCTCGGGGTGGCCGCCCCCGGACCCGACGGCACCGTGGTGCTCGACTTCAACCGCGCCACCAACCTGCCCTGCGCCTACACCGACTTCGCGACGTGCCCGCTGCCGCCGACCGAGAACCGGCTGCCCGTCGCGATCGAGGCCGGCGAGAAGATCCCCCACGAGCGCGGTCCCGTCTCCTGACGGGACCGCGCGAGCGTCGCCGGGTCGGCTCGTCGCCGTGGCATGGCGGCGGCGTCACGGCAGCGCCGTGGCCGGCCCGTCCGTCTCCCGGCGGATCCGCTCGGCGACGCCCGGCATCCGGTGACGGGCTCCGTGCCGGTGGCGCGGGGCCCGTCTCACCCCACTCCGCCAAAGGCAGGTTCCCCATGAGCATGTCCGGCTTCCTCCGTGTCGACGAGGCGGAGCCACGGCTGGCCGCGCTGAACGTGGTCGACGTCCGTACCCCCGGCGAGTTCGCCTCCGGCCACGTGCCGGGCGCCGTCAACGTCCCCCTGGAGCGCTTCGAGAGCAGCCTGGCGACGCTGCGGAGCGCCGCCGTGACCGGGCCGCTGCTTCTGGTGTGCGCCTCCGGCGCCCGCTCCGAGAAGGGCGTCGCGGTCCTCGCCTCCCACGGGATCACGGCGGCCGGCCTGACCGGCGGCACCCGCGCCTGGGCCGCCGCCGGTCACCGGCTCGCGCACCCGCCCGGTCCCGTACGCGCCGTCTGGGGGATGGAGCGTCAGGTCCGCTTCACCGCCGGGGCTCTGGTGCTGCTGGGTCTGGTACTCGGTCTGCTCGCGCATCCGGCGTTCCAGCTGCTGTCGGCGGGGATCGCCGGGGGGCTGGTGTTCTCGGCGCTCACCGACACCTGTGGCATGGCGGTGGTCCTCGGCCGTCTTCCTCTCAATCGGCGTCCCGTGAGCCCGGAGGGGCGGTCGGGGAGCGGAACCGGTTGAGCAGTGCCGTGAGGAGGACCGCCGTCAGCGTGCCGGCGACGACGCCGCTGCCCAGGATCGTACGGGCCCAGCCGGGGAAGCCCGCGTACAGGTCCGGGCTGAGCAGCGGCAGCAGCCCCGCGGTGAGCGCGAGGGCGGCGGTCAGCGAGCCGGTGCCCGTCCCGGACAGGTCGGCCCGGCGGAGCATCTCGACGCCCATCACGGCGATGACGGCGTAGACGACGAGGGCGGAGCCGCCGACGACGGCCTCGGGGATGCCGGCCAGGGCGCGGGACACGGGCGTGGCCAGACCGAGGGCGATCAGGAGCGCGCCGGCCCCGGCGGTCACGAAGCGGCTGCGGACTCCGGTGAGGCGGCCGATGCCGATGTTCTCGGCGCTGGTCACCATCAGGGAGGTGCCGAAGAGGCCACCGGCCAGGGAGACCAGGGCGTCCGCGCGGGCGACGCGCGGGACGTCCCGCTCGGGAGCGGGAGTCCGGCCGACGGTCTCGCTGTTGAGCACGGTCTGTCCGGTGATCTCGGCCAGTGTGGTGAGGCTGAACACGAGCAGCGGAAGGGATGCCACCACGTCGAACCGGGGTGTTCCGAAGGGCAGGAACGCCGGCAGCGCGAAGCCGCTCCCGGCCGCGGGGGTGACGGCCCCCAGTCCGGTCGTCACCGCCACGAGCGTGCCGACCGCCATCCCGATGAGGACCGAGGTCTGCCGCCAGACGCCGGTCAGGAGCACGTACGCGGCGACGGTCGCCGCGACGGTGAGCGCGGCGAGGAGCACCGCGCGCGGCTCCCCCGTGCCGTCCGGTCCGGTGACCAGCCGGGCCGCGACCCGGATCATCGCGATGCCGATGAGCAGGACGGTCACGCCCATGACCAGCGGCGGGAAGAGCCGTACGACACGGGCGTACAGGGGGAGGACGGCCAGCAGGAGCGACGCCGCCAGGAAGACGGCGCCGGCGGCGGTCGGTGCCCCGTGGTCCTGCGCGATCTGCAGGAACAGCGCGGTCGCGGCGCCGCCGGGGAGCATGACGAAGGGGAGGCGGCCGCCGATCCGCCAGACGCCGAGGGACTGGAGCAGGGCGCCCGCTCCGCACAGCAGGAGGACGGCGCTGAGCAGCGAGGCCGTCGCGGTCGGGGGCAGCCTCAGGGTGCCGGCGACGAGGAAGACGGTGGAGACCGGGGCGGCGATCATCGCCAGGACGTGCTGGGCCGACAGGGGCACGAGCCGCCGCAACGGCACCGGTGCGTCGACCGTGTCGGGGGCGTGGCCGGCCGGCGTGGTGCGGGTGGCCGTCATGCCGTCGTCTCCAGCCACGGGAGGTCGGCGGCGGCGTAACGGTAGGCGCGGAAGACGGCGTTGGGCTCGGCCGGGAACAGGCCCCGGACCTCGCTCTCGCCGTAGCCGGCGAAGTAGGGGACGACGTACTCCCAGCACAGGTAGCCGTCCTTCGTCACCTCGAACAGTCGCCCGGACGGGGAGTCGGTGACGAGCGTGTTGCCGTTCGGCAGGCGTTGCGCGGAGCCCATGAACGGCGCGAAGAAGAACTCGCGGGCCGGGTCGTGGTACTCCCACACGACGTCGCCCCCGGCCCGGTCGATCTCGATCACCCGGGAGTACGGCACGTCGTGGCCGGGCCGGAAGACGCCGTTGTCGAAGACCAGGAGTCGGCCGTCGTCCAGTTCGGTGGGCGCGTGCTGCTGGCTGACGGTGCCGGGGCGGCTGCGCCAGAGGATCTCGCCGGTGTCGCGGCTGATGACGACGACGGCCGAGACG
The Streptomyces roseofulvus genome window above contains:
- a CDS encoding rhodanese-like domain-containing protein is translated as MSMSGFLRVDEAEPRLAALNVVDVRTPGEFASGHVPGAVNVPLERFESSLATLRSAAVTGPLLLVCASGARSEKGVAVLASHGITAAGLTGGTRAWAAAGHRLAHPPGPVRAVWGMERQVRFTAGALVLLGLVLGLLAHPAFQLLSAGIAGGLVFSALTDTCGMAVVLGRLPLNRRPVSPEGRSGSGTG
- a CDS encoding uracil-xanthine permease family protein, which encodes MTATRTTPAGHAPDTVDAPVPLRRLVPLSAQHVLAMIAAPVSTVFLVAGTLRLPPTATASLLSAVLLLCGAGALLQSLGVWRIGGRLPFVMLPGGAATALFLQIAQDHGAPTAAGAVFLAASLLLAVLPLYARVVRLFPPLVMGVTVLLIGIAMIRVAARLVTGPDGTGEPRAVLLAALTVAATVAAYVLLTGVWRQTSVLIGMAVGTLVAVTTGLGAVTPAAGSGFALPAFLPFGTPRFDVVASLPLLVFSLTTLAEITGQTVLNSETVGRTPAPERDVPRVARADALVSLAGGLFGTSLMVTSAENIGIGRLTGVRSRFVTAGAGALLIALGLATPVSRALAGIPEAVVGGSALVVYAVIAVMGVEMLRRADLSGTGTGSLTAALALTAGLLPLLSPDLYAGFPGWARTILGSGVVAGTLTAVLLTALLNRFRSPTAPPGSRDAD
- a CDS encoding DUF1684 domain-containing protein codes for the protein MSVHDIPDSRTGTGSPGVPGDPEVFAAEWEEWHRDKDARLASKHGFLAVTGLHWLSPAPQSFPGVPGTWSTGPEGVVVELDDETEFVVDGEAVRKRHAFGVIPERGGIDAVWGDTVIEVAKRGGHDIVRPRHPAHPLLVAFTGTPAYAPDPRWVVTGRYEAFDEPRPTTVGASVEGLQHVYDAPGRVVFHLDGQELSLTAFNGQAPGSLTVLFTDATSGVTTYAANRQLGVAAPGPDGTVVLDFNRATNLPCAYTDFATCPLPPTENRLPVAIEAGEKIPHERGPVS